The following coding sequences are from one uncultured Desulfobacter sp. window:
- a CDS encoding BamA/TamA family outer membrane protein has protein sequence MTYLNNILVGFIFFITLLSSPCFGNEDNSREKSEKPLSNRALNLPYAFYNENFGLAVGYAYGIYGFPQKQAALVTTAMAGDNGSVMGFLMATDILLPWSKRLFLDPIISIGYFNEADAYIDGNPDFVGHRSGANDSDKDNFVNGDGWDNYFRMRFKYLLPIGHGKTRIIPNYVLDNGFLKSGASGGTSLNPFKSGRSFFELRPFYRNQQIDGDDIEAESKTNGLDLVLFWDNRDFPLNPTRGNAFRLKVARDFGILDSSNSWTSIESEVDLYFPFGPSDWFRQRVFAFDVWTSYSPTWDEEEDQTITGRPPAYSGATLGGLLRMKGFASQRFSDKAAIYYSAEMRLTPKWNPFESWPWLQRHVGVQWVQFAPFVEIGRVAPSWDLKDLHSDLKWCAGLAVRAFAKGLVVRVDSAASEDGVNVQMMINYPFQF, from the coding sequence ATGACTTATTTAAACAACATTCTGGTTGGGTTTATCTTTTTTATCACACTGTTATCCTCCCCCTGTTTTGGCAATGAGGATAACAGCCGGGAAAAGAGTGAAAAGCCCCTGTCAAATCGGGCCTTGAATCTTCCCTATGCGTTTTACAATGAAAATTTTGGCCTGGCTGTGGGGTATGCATACGGGATTTATGGTTTTCCCCAAAAACAGGCTGCCCTGGTCACCACGGCCATGGCAGGGGATAACGGATCGGTAATGGGGTTTCTTATGGCCACAGATATCCTGCTGCCATGGAGCAAAAGACTCTTTTTAGATCCCATTATTTCAATCGGATACTTTAATGAGGCCGATGCATACATAGACGGGAACCCGGATTTTGTCGGTCACCGATCCGGGGCCAATGATTCTGATAAAGACAATTTTGTTAACGGCGATGGGTGGGACAACTATTTTCGGATGCGATTTAAATATCTTCTGCCCATCGGACACGGGAAAACCCGAATTATTCCCAACTATGTCCTTGATAACGGTTTTCTCAAATCCGGCGCCTCGGGCGGCACCAGCCTGAATCCCTTTAAAAGCGGCCGCAGCTTTTTTGAACTTCGTCCATTTTATCGAAACCAGCAAATCGACGGTGACGATATTGAGGCAGAGTCTAAGACAAACGGGCTTGACCTTGTTCTGTTCTGGGATAACCGGGACTTCCCGTTGAATCCCACCAGAGGCAATGCATTCCGGCTAAAAGTGGCCAGGGATTTCGGCATTTTGGACAGCTCAAATTCATGGACCAGTATTGAAAGCGAGGTGGATCTCTATTTTCCCTTTGGGCCCTCGGACTGGTTCAGACAGCGTGTTTTTGCCTTTGATGTCTGGACCTCCTATTCGCCGACCTGGGATGAGGAAGAAGACCAGACCATTACGGGCCGTCCCCCGGCATATTCCGGTGCCACCCTTGGGGGGCTTTTGAGAATGAAAGGATTTGCATCCCAGCGCTTCAGTGATAAGGCGGCCATCTACTATTCCGCGGAGATGCGCCTTACACCAAAGTGGAATCCATTTGAAAGCTGGCCATGGCTGCAAAGACATGTCGGCGTACAATGGGTTCAGTTTGCACCTTTTGTTGAAATCGGCCGCGTGGCGCCTTCCTGGGACCTTAAAGACCTGCACTCTGATTTAAAATGGTGTGCCGGTTTGGCTGTCCGGGCCTTTGCCAAGGGGCTGGTTGTCCGGGTGGACAGTGCGGCTTCAGAAGACGGTGTCAACGTGCAGATGATGATCAACTATCCGTTTCAGTTTTAG
- a CDS encoding patatin-like phospholipase family protein gives MHFLHNPFRTSIHVFAAMLLLLAVCGCAGTIPRNPVPPELATRVEIPGIPHIRFWGDEWPQWSKEAVHNASYSDLIQLPSLYNTRHHYLAISGGGANGAFGAGLLCGWTAAGTRPEFTMVTGISTGALTAPFAFLGPDYDGILKTIYTTTSTEDILKKKGVFSALFSDSITDTAPLKAMIVRYIRPDIVEAIAREYKKGRQLFVGTFNLDAGRSVIWNIGRIAASDYSKKIELIHEILRASAAIPVAFPPVVIEVKANGEIYDELHADGGIGSQVFVYPAAFDWKAITEKFKVHGTPEVYIIRNSFLESDFHGVQRELVPIAVRSLESLIKTQGFGDFYQIYALCQRDGIDFNLTWIPSDFTAKATQAFDPVYMTQLFDKGFQMAIEGYDWQKAPPGFLVKP, from the coding sequence ATGCATTTCTTACACAACCCTTTTCGCACAAGTATTCACGTTTTTGCCGCCATGCTTCTGTTGCTTGCCGTTTGCGGTTGTGCCGGCACAATCCCGCGCAATCCGGTTCCACCGGAACTGGCGACCCGGGTGGAGATTCCCGGAATCCCCCATATCCGGTTCTGGGGAGATGAATGGCCACAGTGGTCAAAAGAGGCTGTGCACAACGCTTCGTATTCAGACCTGATCCAGCTTCCCAGTTTATACAATACCCGGCATCACTACCTGGCCATCTCCGGAGGAGGCGCCAATGGGGCCTTCGGGGCCGGGCTTCTGTGCGGATGGACAGCCGCGGGAACCCGGCCGGAATTCACCATGGTCACGGGGATCAGCACCGGTGCCCTGACTGCCCCGTTTGCCTTTCTTGGGCCGGACTATGACGGCATCCTCAAAACCATTTACACAACCACGTCCACCGAAGATATCTTAAAAAAAAAAGGGGTGTTTTCCGCGCTTTTCAGCGATTCGATAACAGACACGGCCCCGCTCAAAGCCATGATTGTCCGGTATATCCGCCCGGATATTGTTGAGGCCATTGCCCGGGAATACAAAAAAGGCCGGCAATTGTTCGTGGGCACCTTCAACCTGGATGCAGGCCGTTCCGTCATCTGGAACATCGGACGGATTGCCGCCAGTGATTATTCAAAGAAAATTGAACTGATCCACGAAATCTTAAGGGCATCTGCAGCCATCCCGGTGGCCTTCCCGCCGGTGGTCATTGAGGTGAAAGCCAACGGTGAAATCTATGATGAGCTTCATGCGGATGGCGGAATAGGTTCCCAGGTATTTGTCTATCCGGCAGCCTTTGACTGGAAAGCCATTACCGAAAAATTCAAGGTCCACGGCACCCCTGAAGTATACATAATCAGAAACTCTTTTCTGGAATCCGATTTCCACGGGGTCCAACGCGAACTGGTGCCCATTGCGGTCCGGTCTTTGGAGTCCCTGATAAAAACCCAGGGATTCGGAGATTTTTACCAGATCTATGCCCTGTGCCAAAGGGACGGCATTGATTTTAACCTGACCTGGATACCTTCGGATTTCACAGCAAAGGCCACACAAGCTTTTGACCCTGTATATATGACGCAACTGTTTGACAAAGGCTTTCAAATGGCGATTGAAGGCTATGACTGGCAAAAGGCGCCCCCGGGCTTTTTGGTTAAACCGTAA